A portion of the Natronogracilivirga saccharolytica genome contains these proteins:
- a CDS encoding peroxiredoxin has protein sequence MKSDSQNPYFAVSNRLICAVTVAAVLFVWNSSSVQAQVSGLNPGDPAPDFSAVNHEGEKWEASDHFGEILVVFFFPAAMTGGCTDQACSFRDHYAELRELGASVVGISGDRVENLDLFRRANNLNYPLLSDSDGSIAEAFGVPVREGGTFTIEVEGEEKELTREVTTDRWTFIIDEDGNIAYVDSDVDVSVDSEVVIAAIKEMKSG, from the coding sequence ATGAAATCAGATTCCCAAAACCCGTATTTCGCTGTTTCGAATCGGCTCATCTGTGCTGTGACGGTTGCAGCAGTACTTTTTGTTTGGAACAGTTCATCAGTGCAGGCTCAGGTTTCCGGACTCAACCCAGGTGATCCGGCTCCGGATTTTTCTGCTGTGAATCATGAAGGTGAGAAATGGGAAGCCTCTGATCACTTCGGTGAGATACTTGTGGTTTTCTTTTTTCCGGCTGCAATGACCGGTGGATGTACCGATCAGGCGTGCAGTTTTCGGGACCATTACGCAGAACTGCGCGAGCTGGGTGCCAGTGTCGTTGGTATCAGCGGTGATCGCGTTGAAAACCTCGATCTGTTCCGGCGGGCCAATAACCTGAACTATCCGCTTTTATCCGACTCTGACGGAAGCATTGCCGAGGCTTTTGGCGTACCTGTCAGAGAAGGCGGTACTTTCACCATCGAAGTGGAAGGCGAAGAAAAAGAGCTGACCCGTGAGGTCACAACAGACCGCTGGACCTTCATCATTGATGAGGATGGCAATATCGCTTATGTTGATAGTGATGTGGACGTTTCAGTCGACAGTGAAGTTGTCATAGCAGCTATAAAGGAGATGAAATCCGGGTAA
- a CDS encoding cation-translocating P-type ATPase — translation MTSKENKKAGNWHSLDKEEAVSALDTDPKKGLTSEEASKRLEKYGPNKLPEQKKRGPVMRLIMQFHDVLIYILIVAAVMTALMGHWIDTWVILAVVLINAVIGFVQEGKAEQALENLKKMLSLEAKVIRDGKEKTVEAEELVPGDVVLLESGDKIPADLRFTETNDFQVEESALTGESEPVTKTADPVSEDAVVADQASMGFNSTMATYGRAAGVVVETGGDTEIGKINQMMSEVEELTTPLLRQIKSFGKKLSVAILLMVVVMFAVGYIFHDFEIMELFLALIGLAVASIPEGLPAIVTITLALGVQTMASRNAIIRKLPSVETLGAVTVICSDKTGTLTKNEMTAKTIYVDGGFYQVEGSGYKPEGAIKKEGEEDALEEEEIKKNKLLGRLLQTSWLCNEATTEEKDGEWTVNGDPTDGALLTLAKKSGISTEDFEHLDSIPFESDHKYMATLHQNGDERMIFVKGAPERILEMSSAVWTSDGETSFNQEEMQSLTDDIAAKGERVIALAAKKVDDSVTEISREELEDNILLLGFVGIIDPPRPEAVEAVKKCKEAGIRVKMITGDHAITARAIGEQLGICEGKEAITGQDMEETSDEELVDMVTDYDVYARTTPEHKLRIVKALQKRDHVVAMTGDGVNDAPALKRSSVGVAMGIKGTEVTREAAEMVLADDNFASIARAVEEGRAIYDNLKKAILFLLPTNGAQALLIITAILLGITLPVTPVQILWVNMVTAVTLALALPFEPAEAGIMKRKPRHPDAPIIDLYFVWRLLFVSVIVGGLTLGTFYYLYLNGAENELARTAAINVLVLGQLFYLLSCRSLHNFAFGSGFFNNKALFPAIGVLAVLQLGFVYAPFMNTWFSTDSVNGIYWLWALAAGVLTFILVELEKFVFRSKAG, via the coding sequence ATGACGTCAAAGGAAAATAAGAAAGCCGGAAACTGGCACAGTTTGGACAAGGAGGAGGCGGTATCAGCACTTGATACGGATCCAAAAAAGGGACTCACTTCCGAAGAAGCAAGCAAAAGACTCGAAAAATACGGCCCCAACAAGCTTCCGGAACAAAAAAAGAGGGGACCGGTGATGCGCCTTATCATGCAGTTTCATGATGTGCTGATCTACATCCTTATTGTCGCTGCTGTAATGACGGCGCTGATGGGTCACTGGATCGACACCTGGGTTATTCTGGCTGTTGTTTTGATCAATGCGGTTATCGGTTTCGTGCAGGAAGGAAAAGCTGAGCAGGCACTGGAAAACCTGAAGAAGATGCTGTCCCTTGAAGCAAAAGTGATACGGGACGGCAAGGAAAAGACTGTTGAAGCCGAAGAACTGGTGCCCGGTGATGTGGTACTGCTGGAATCCGGCGACAAGATTCCCGCAGATCTCAGATTTACTGAAACAAATGATTTTCAGGTGGAAGAGTCGGCGTTGACCGGAGAATCAGAACCGGTAACAAAAACGGCAGACCCGGTTAGTGAAGATGCGGTAGTAGCAGATCAGGCTTCCATGGGATTCAACAGTACCATGGCGACTTATGGAAGGGCGGCTGGGGTTGTAGTTGAAACGGGCGGCGACACAGAGATCGGCAAAATAAATCAGATGATGAGCGAGGTTGAAGAGCTCACCACACCCCTGCTCCGTCAGATAAAAAGCTTCGGGAAAAAACTGTCGGTTGCCATACTTCTCATGGTAGTCGTTATGTTCGCGGTAGGATATATTTTCCATGATTTTGAGATAATGGAGCTGTTTCTTGCTCTGATTGGCCTTGCAGTAGCATCCATACCCGAGGGACTGCCGGCCATTGTGACAATCACACTGGCACTTGGGGTCCAGACAATGGCTTCAAGAAATGCGATCATCCGAAAACTTCCGTCCGTTGAAACATTAGGTGCCGTCACGGTCATCTGCTCGGACAAAACCGGAACGCTCACAAAAAATGAGATGACCGCAAAAACCATCTATGTTGATGGAGGGTTTTATCAGGTAGAAGGTTCCGGGTACAAACCCGAAGGTGCGATAAAAAAGGAGGGTGAAGAAGATGCCCTGGAAGAAGAGGAGATAAAAAAGAATAAATTGCTGGGACGCCTGCTGCAGACATCGTGGTTGTGTAATGAAGCTACTACAGAAGAGAAAGACGGGGAGTGGACAGTAAACGGAGATCCTACTGACGGGGCGTTGCTCACACTCGCCAAAAAGTCGGGAATCAGCACGGAAGATTTTGAGCATCTGGACTCCATCCCCTTTGAGTCAGATCACAAGTACATGGCCACGCTCCATCAAAATGGCGATGAACGCATGATTTTTGTCAAGGGTGCACCCGAGCGAATTCTTGAGATGTCATCAGCAGTATGGACCTCAGACGGAGAAACATCCTTTAATCAGGAGGAAATGCAGTCCCTTACCGACGATATTGCTGCAAAAGGAGAGCGTGTAATTGCGCTGGCTGCAAAAAAGGTGGATGATTCGGTCACGGAAATCTCACGGGAGGAGCTTGAGGATAACATCCTGCTGCTCGGATTTGTCGGGATAATTGATCCTCCCCGGCCTGAAGCGGTTGAAGCTGTGAAAAAGTGCAAAGAGGCGGGAATCCGGGTAAAAATGATTACCGGTGATCATGCCATTACTGCGCGGGCAATTGGTGAGCAGCTGGGAATATGTGAAGGGAAGGAGGCGATAACAGGGCAGGATATGGAAGAGACCTCCGATGAAGAACTGGTGGATATGGTAACCGATTATGACGTATATGCCCGCACCACCCCGGAACACAAGCTTCGCATCGTGAAAGCACTGCAAAAAAGGGACCATGTAGTGGCAATGACCGGAGACGGTGTTAATGATGCCCCCGCACTGAAACGGTCAAGCGTGGGTGTTGCGATGGGAATAAAAGGAACTGAAGTTACCAGGGAAGCAGCCGAAATGGTTCTGGCTGATGATAATTTTGCATCTATAGCGCGGGCGGTGGAAGAGGGCCGTGCTATATATGACAATCTGAAGAAAGCGATCCTTTTTCTTCTACCTACTAACGGGGCTCAGGCGCTACTGATCATAACAGCTATTCTTCTGGGTATCACTCTGCCCGTAACACCGGTTCAGATATTGTGGGTCAATATGGTAACAGCGGTTACCCTGGCACTGGCATTGCCGTTTGAGCCGGCAGAGGCGGGTATTATGAAACGCAAACCAAGACATCCGGACGCTCCGATCATTGACCTGTATTTCGTATGGCGGTTGCTTTTTGTATCGGTCATCGTTGGCGGTTTAACGCTTGGTACGTTTTACTACCTGTATCTGAACGGAGCGGAAAATGAACTGGCCCGGACCGCCGCGATCAATGTGCTCGTCCTTGGTCAGCTGTTTTATCTGCTCAGTTGCAGAAGTCTGCACAACTTTGCATTTGGATCCGGATTTTTCAATAACAAGGCACTTTTTCCGGCAATTGGAGTACTTGCCGTACTTCAGCTGGGATTTGTCTACGCTCCATTCATGAATACCTGGTTCAGTACCGATTCAGTTAATGGAATCTATTGGCTATGGGCCCTGGCGGCCGGAGTGCTGACCTTCATTCTGGTTGAGCTCGAAAAGTTTGTCTTCAGGTCAAAGGCCGGTTAA
- a CDS encoding CotH kinase family protein produces MIRFVSLTRFSATIFRSAAIALIFMAAVLLLAVTATTSPGTGLALNINAHANGTNSGSNNALSATPKVYINEILATNHNDIEDEDGDNVPWIELYNAESEPVNLHQVGLSDDPDRPWRWQFPDVTIEPGEFMLIFASGKDRRDPDRQLHANFRVSRDGEQISLTDINGNTIDLVPPIPMEPDISYGRLPDGSDHFQFFRFPTPGQSNESDGFLEDIDPPGFSRSGGFYHSGFDLELTAGPGDAEIRYTLDGSLPDTTSPRYTGPIRITDRSSEPNNLSMIKTSPPGIVPTTGFRWIEPLENIFKGTVVRARVFREGARPSPVVTHSYFIDDQGPDRYHLPVVSVVTDSLHLFDYERGIYVPGKVYDDRAEGADDSHLIGNFSERGREWERPATFELFDEHGNLEHVQDIGIRIHGGASRSLSMKSLRFYARSDYGENRINHRIFPDLPYDSYNRLILRNSGQDFFVRSTMFRDAFLQELVRDFNFDTQAYRPVIVFINGEYWGIQNFRERYDTDYLARNYNVDAGRIDMLEDNAEIQEGSNEHYNEMLDYIRENDITRDHHYEHITTMIDVDNFLDYISTQAFIRNIDWPGNNNDYWRLQTEYDPDAPPGHDGRWRWMLVDTDAAFGGLNPFRVTSYDMMNHMTNPNYGNWPNPAWSTFLIRELLENETFRNDFINRSVDYMNSVFHPEHVISLIDKFEANLEPVIEEHIMRWGQIESKERWRFYIDRMRKFAEERPQYHFEHIAKYFDLKGTAELTIDVSSLKKGRVQINSLKIDEHLEGPASSENTYPWKGTYFREFPVTLVAHPYDGYRFSHWEGKGVSDGYPEDTLQVRPRGNMEIKAVFVPGERSKDRYPEPHQLSNDAYFLETWDADEEPGSYPENMVFMYMENHDPRDDDEVAGFTSGPYNSSIGSRINGLGSNGFSFLNTSEPDIDGYPGRRLGAASLALDTREMKNIRVSWTGGTVEPGSKRYGLRLQYRINGEGSFQDVTDEHGDPVTYEGNDESGHSLDFELVELPGILENKPYAEIAWRYYYTGDDRDEDGHDRDELRVGGIHVKGDPLLMHDGEPVRDHGILPNYPNPFNNSTTIQFTLPEESRVSITIYDVNGRRVKTLRDNVRLSAGYHSFQVDASRLASGMYIYRVETPDWTGHEKMTIIR; encoded by the coding sequence ATGATCCGATTCGTCTCACTTACCCGATTCTCTGCAACGATATTTCGCTCCGCTGCGATTGCGCTGATATTTATGGCTGCCGTTCTGCTGCTGGCCGTCACTGCAACAACCTCACCGGGAACAGGATTAGCGCTTAACATCAACGCACATGCTAACGGTACGAACAGTGGCTCCAACAACGCACTATCCGCCACCCCAAAGGTTTACATCAACGAAATCCTTGCCACCAACCACAACGATATAGAGGATGAGGACGGAGACAACGTCCCCTGGATTGAGCTGTACAATGCTGAGTCCGAGCCCGTGAACCTGCATCAGGTCGGCCTTTCCGACGATCCCGACCGCCCCTGGCGATGGCAGTTCCCCGACGTCACCATCGAACCGGGTGAATTCATGCTGATTTTTGCTTCCGGGAAGGACCGCAGAGACCCCGACCGCCAGCTCCACGCCAATTTCCGGGTCAGCCGTGACGGCGAACAGATTTCACTGACGGATATCAACGGAAATACCATCGACCTGGTGCCGCCCATCCCTATGGAACCCGATATTTCATACGGGCGGCTGCCCGACGGCTCCGACCATTTTCAGTTTTTCCGCTTCCCGACGCCGGGACAATCCAACGAATCTGACGGTTTCCTTGAAGACATCGACCCGCCCGGGTTTTCCCGTTCCGGCGGATTCTACCATTCCGGATTCGATCTGGAACTGACCGCCGGCCCGGGTGATGCCGAGATCAGATACACGCTTGACGGCTCGCTTCCCGACACAACCAGTCCCCGCTACACCGGGCCCATCCGCATAACCGACCGCAGTTCCGAGCCGAACAATCTCTCGATGATCAAGACCTCGCCGCCGGGCATCGTGCCCACTACCGGATTCCGCTGGATCGAGCCGCTGGAAAATATTTTCAAAGGCACCGTAGTCAGGGCGCGGGTATTCCGGGAAGGCGCCCGACCCTCACCGGTCGTCACACACTCCTACTTCATCGACGACCAGGGACCCGACCGCTATCATCTTCCGGTGGTATCCGTTGTCACTGATTCGCTGCATCTGTTTGATTACGAACGCGGCATTTATGTGCCTGGAAAGGTCTACGACGACCGGGCAGAAGGAGCGGATGACAGCCACCTGATTGGGAATTTCAGTGAACGCGGCCGTGAATGGGAGCGTCCGGCCACTTTTGAGCTGTTCGATGAGCACGGAAACCTGGAACATGTACAGGATATCGGAATACGGATTCACGGTGGCGCCTCGCGGTCGCTCTCCATGAAATCACTGCGTTTTTATGCGCGCAGTGATTACGGCGAGAACAGAATCAACCACCGGATTTTTCCCGACCTGCCTTATGACAGTTACAACCGTCTGATCCTGCGCAATTCCGGACAGGACTTTTTTGTGCGATCAACAATGTTCCGGGACGCCTTCCTGCAGGAGCTGGTGCGGGATTTCAATTTCGACACGCAGGCGTACCGGCCGGTTATCGTATTCATTAACGGTGAGTACTGGGGTATTCAGAATTTCAGGGAGCGGTACGACACCGACTACCTGGCCCGGAATTACAATGTGGATGCCGGACGCATTGACATGCTTGAAGACAATGCCGAAATCCAGGAAGGCAGCAACGAGCACTACAATGAGATGCTCGACTATATCCGGGAAAACGACATCACCCGGGACCATCATTACGAACACATTACCACGATGATCGATGTCGACAATTTTCTGGACTACATCAGCACCCAGGCGTTTATCCGCAATATCGACTGGCCCGGCAACAACAATGACTACTGGCGGTTGCAGACTGAGTATGACCCGGATGCACCGCCCGGACACGACGGCCGCTGGCGCTGGATGCTTGTGGATACCGATGCCGCATTCGGAGGGCTGAACCCGTTCCGGGTAACCAGTTATGATATGATGAACCACATGACCAACCCGAATTACGGTAACTGGCCCAACCCAGCCTGGTCCACATTTCTTATCCGGGAGCTGCTTGAAAACGAAACCTTCCGCAACGACTTCATCAACCGCTCGGTGGATTACATGAACTCCGTATTCCATCCCGAACATGTCATTTCGCTCATCGACAAGTTCGAGGCCAACCTGGAGCCGGTCATCGAAGAACACATAATGAGGTGGGGTCAGATTGAATCAAAGGAACGATGGCGGTTTTACATCGACCGGATGCGGAAGTTTGCCGAAGAGCGCCCGCAGTATCACTTCGAACACATCGCGAAGTATTTTGACCTGAAAGGAACTGCTGAGCTGACCATCGATGTCTCCAGCCTGAAAAAAGGCCGGGTTCAGATCAACAGTCTGAAAATCGACGAACATCTCGAGGGTCCCGCTTCCTCTGAAAACACGTATCCCTGGAAAGGGACTTATTTCCGGGAATTTCCGGTCACGCTCGTCGCCCATCCCTACGACGGATACCGGTTCTCTCACTGGGAAGGCAAGGGTGTCAGCGACGGATATCCCGAAGACACGCTGCAGGTCAGACCGAGGGGCAATATGGAAATCAAAGCCGTATTTGTCCCGGGCGAAAGAAGCAAGGATCGTTACCCGGAACCTCACCAGCTCTCAAATGATGCATACTTCCTGGAAACGTGGGATGCGGATGAAGAGCCGGGCTCCTATCCGGAAAACATGGTTTTCATGTACATGGAAAACCATGACCCGCGTGATGATGATGAAGTGGCAGGATTCACCTCCGGACCTTATAACTCTTCTATCGGCAGCAGAATAAACGGGCTGGGCTCCAATGGTTTCTCTTTTCTGAACACATCTGAACCGGATATTGACGGTTATCCCGGAAGGCGTTTGGGAGCGGCATCGCTGGCCCTGGACACGAGGGAGATGAAGAACATCAGGGTGAGCTGGACCGGCGGCACGGTTGAACCGGGATCAAAGCGGTATGGCCTGCGGCTTCAATACCGGATAAACGGCGAAGGATCTTTTCAGGATGTCACCGATGAGCACGGTGACCCGGTCACCTATGAAGGAAACGACGAATCCGGCCACAGCCTTGATTTTGAACTTGTCGAACTTCCGGGAATTCTGGAAAACAAACCCTATGCCGAAATCGCCTGGCGATACTATTATACCGGTGATGACAGGGATGAGGACGGTCACGACCGGGACGAACTCCGGGTTGGCGGCATTCATGTGAAGGGCGATCCGCTTCTGATGCACGATGGCGAACCTGTCCGGGATCATGGCATCCTCCCCAATTATCCGAATCCATTCAATAATTCCACAACTATTCAGTTTACTCTGCCCGAAGAATCCAGGGTGAGTATCACTATTTATGATGTCAACGGCAGGCGTGTGAAAACACTCCGCGACAACGTCCGGCTTTCTGCCGGATACCACAGCTTCCAGGTGGATGCCTCCCGCCTGGCAAGCGGCATGTATATCTACAGAGTTGAAACGCCTGATTGGACCGGGCACGAGAAAATGACAATTATCCGGTAA
- a CDS encoding DUF2249 domain-containing protein, whose amino-acid sequence MLTEEAILDVRDMTCETRCPMLLETFSNLNPGESFVIVHTFEPVPLKNKLETASEFGVGWERLELGPDFCKVRISKTVT is encoded by the coding sequence ATGCTCACAGAAGAAGCCATCCTCGATGTTCGCGATATGACGTGTGAAACACGCTGCCCGATGCTGCTTGAAACTTTTTCTAATCTCAATCCGGGTGAGTCATTCGTAATTGTACACACATTTGAGCCTGTTCCGCTTAAAAACAAGCTTGAAACCGCTTCTGAGTTCGGGGTAGGATGGGAACGGCTCGAACTGGGCCCCGACTTCTGCAAAGTCAGAATCAGCAAAACCGTGACGTAA
- a CDS encoding GlsB/YeaQ/YmgE family stress response membrane protein — MGFIDFLLLLLIAGICGSIGQAIAGFSRGGCIVSIVVGFIGALLGSWMSGQMGLPELFNIRIGDTNFPVIWSIIGSVVFVVIVGLLSPRKW; from the coding sequence TTGGGCTTTATAGATTTTTTACTGCTTCTGCTCATCGCCGGAATTTGCGGCTCGATCGGACAGGCCATCGCCGGATTCAGCCGGGGTGGCTGCATTGTGTCCATCGTTGTCGGTTTCATCGGAGCGCTTCTCGGTTCCTGGATGAGCGGCCAAATGGGACTTCCGGAATTATTCAATATCCGTATCGGCGATACAAACTTTCCGGTCATCTGGTCCATCATCGGTTCTGTGGTATTTGTAGTGATTGTTGGTCTGCTTTCTCCAAGAAAATGGTAA
- a CDS encoding phosphatidate phosphatase App1 family protein, with amino-acid sequence MRLTASKGLSVISDIDDTIKITGMPMGRDFVVRKTFFEEYQAAPGMSGRYGEWHDAAFHYVSGTPWQFYRPLYRFLIHEAGFPPGTFHMKYTPKNFGSRVTWRQLRELITDEMVTHNQKLRQISDILSDFPDRKFILVGDSGERDPEIYREIASLFPGQVVEIYIRDVVNDRKRNPERLEGMTVISAETFVREQPKE; translated from the coding sequence GTGAGGCTGACAGCATCCAAAGGTCTTTCTGTAATTTCTGATATCGATGACACCATAAAAATAACCGGCATGCCGATGGGGCGTGACTTTGTGGTCCGAAAAACATTTTTCGAAGAGTATCAGGCAGCGCCGGGCATGTCCGGCCGCTACGGTGAATGGCATGATGCGGCATTCCATTACGTATCAGGCACGCCCTGGCAGTTTTACAGACCCCTGTACCGGTTTTTGATTCATGAAGCGGGTTTTCCGCCCGGAACCTTTCATATGAAATACACGCCCAAGAACTTCGGCAGCCGCGTGACCTGGAGGCAATTGAGGGAGCTGATAACAGATGAAATGGTGACGCACAACCAAAAACTCAGGCAGATAAGTGACATATTGAGTGATTTCCCGGATCGGAAGTTTATACTGGTGGGTGATTCGGGGGAACGTGACCCCGAGATTTACAGGGAAATTGCCTCGTTGTTTCCCGGTCAGGTAGTGGAGATATATATCCGGGATGTTGTCAATGACCGGAAGCGGAATCCGGAACGGCTTGAAGGTATGACCGTCATATCTGCAGAAACCTTTGTCCGTGAGCAACCGAAGGAGTAA
- a CDS encoding D-cysteine desulfhydrase family protein, with the protein MAHHSLPRKMLGHFPTPVTELDRLSRYLDGPRLLMKRDDLTGLAMGGNKTRKLEFLMADALSGNYDVVVTAGAIQSNHCRQTAAAAAVCGLDCHLVLGGSKPSQAAGNYLLDQLLGAQIHFSGDFRKGETVPEVVEELKYGGYKPYVIPYGGSNELGAAAFSEALKELDTQLADVDAHVDHIIFASSSGATQAGLIVGKKVLGRDFEITGVEIDKNGSDDRTFSERVLELTEQTAEFLGVQGGFSGSDVVSRSDYLGSGYGVVGDPERQAIALTARHEGILLDPVYSGRAMSGLIDMITRGQFTRDETVLFWHTGGTPALFAYADELLS; encoded by the coding sequence ATGGCACACCATTCATTACCCAGAAAAATGCTGGGTCACTTCCCGACCCCTGTCACAGAACTTGACCGGTTGTCCCGATATCTGGACGGGCCCCGGCTGTTGATGAAGCGGGACGACTTGACCGGACTTGCTATGGGAGGCAACAAGACGAGAAAGCTTGAGTTTCTGATGGCAGATGCGCTGTCCGGGAATTATGATGTCGTGGTTACTGCAGGTGCGATACAATCCAATCATTGCCGGCAGACGGCAGCTGCCGCGGCTGTTTGCGGTCTGGATTGTCATCTTGTACTGGGCGGATCCAAACCTTCACAGGCAGCGGGAAACTATTTGCTGGATCAGCTTTTAGGAGCTCAAATCCATTTTTCGGGAGATTTCAGAAAAGGCGAAACCGTGCCGGAAGTTGTTGAAGAATTAAAATACGGGGGATACAAACCCTATGTCATTCCGTACGGCGGGTCCAATGAACTTGGGGCGGCCGCTTTTTCGGAAGCACTTAAAGAATTGGATACCCAGCTTGCGGATGTTGATGCACACGTTGACCATATCATATTTGCTTCCAGTTCAGGTGCAACACAGGCCGGACTGATCGTGGGGAAAAAGGTTCTGGGCAGGGATTTCGAAATAACCGGAGTTGAAATTGACAAAAACGGAAGCGATGACCGGACTTTTTCGGAGCGGGTGTTAGAACTCACAGAGCAGACGGCTGAATTTCTGGGAGTGCAGGGCGGTTTTTCAGGCAGCGATGTGGTTTCCCGGAGTGATTACCTGGGCAGCGGTTATGGTGTCGTCGGAGATCCGGAGCGACAGGCCATTGCACTGACGGCCCGTCATGAAGGAATACTGCTTGATCCAGTTTATTCAGGCCGGGCAATGAGCGGTCTTATCGACATGATAACCCGAGGGCAATTCACCCGTGACGAGACCGTACTGTTCTGGCATACGGGGGGCACACCGGCTCTTTTTGCTTATGCCGATGAACTGTTGTCATGA
- a CDS encoding MFS transporter: MSGFHPQKVFISACFGMLIYGIVMTVLGSILPSVILKFDLDKADAGSLFVMLSFGIVGGSLVFGPLVDRFGYKPLLTASAGLIILTFQGIAHAPSVYLLYAAIFCTGFAGGAINGGTNALVSDISEGRRGSRLTYLGVFFGIGAFGVPLLLGSLLDRFSYEAIISTVGAMIVLPLLLFLVLQFPRPKHNRGFPLTESAGLFRQRPLILFGFVLFFQGGLEMSMGGWSATYFLEVHEVASRYSVLLLSLFWFGLTLARFFQGRILLSMSGSTVLDISFALSLAGSLVLLLSGHTGIAVAGLFVVGIGFAAIFPVILSFVGEMYARLSGTAFSIVFVIALGGGMSVPWLIGILADRIGLQTAMMIIPFCVAGGFIVYRVAMRYQNRSEVVSAGETA; this comes from the coding sequence ATGTCCGGATTCCATCCGCAAAAAGTATTTATTTCGGCATGCTTTGGAATGCTCATCTATGGCATCGTCATGACGGTGCTGGGTTCTATTCTTCCGTCGGTGATTCTCAAGTTTGATCTGGACAAGGCCGATGCCGGGTCTCTTTTTGTGATGCTCAGTTTCGGAATTGTCGGTGGATCCCTTGTTTTTGGTCCGCTTGTAGACCGTTTCGGATACAAGCCGCTGCTGACCGCAAGTGCCGGTCTGATCATTCTGACGTTTCAGGGTATTGCCCACGCACCATCGGTTTACCTGCTCTATGCTGCCATCTTTTGTACCGGTTTTGCCGGCGGAGCCATCAACGGCGGGACCAACGCCCTTGTTTCCGATATCAGTGAAGGTCGCCGCGGTTCACGACTTACCTATCTCGGTGTATTTTTCGGAATCGGGGCTTTTGGCGTGCCACTCCTGCTCGGCTCCCTGCTCGACCGCTTCTCCTACGAAGCAATTATTTCAACGGTCGGCGCCATGATCGTGCTGCCACTGCTGCTGTTTTTGGTACTGCAATTCCCGCGCCCCAAACACAACCGCGGCTTTCCACTGACCGAAAGCGCCGGCCTGTTCCGGCAGCGGCCCCTTATTCTATTTGGATTTGTGCTGTTCTTTCAGGGCGGACTCGAGATGTCCATGGGCGGTTGGTCAGCCACCTATTTTCTCGAGGTTCACGAAGTTGCCTCCCGCTATTCCGTGCTGCTTCTGTCACTTTTCTGGTTCGGCCTGACACTGGCACGATTTTTCCAGGGCCGGATACTTCTGAGCATGTCCGGATCGACGGTGCTTGATATCAGTTTTGCGCTGTCCCTGGCCGGATCACTTGTATTGCTGCTTTCCGGCCACACCGGGATCGCCGTGGCCGGTCTGTTTGTAGTCGGCATCGGCTTTGCCGCCATCTTTCCGGTAATTCTCTCCTTTGTTGGTGAAATGTATGCCCGGCTTTCCGGAACCGCATTCAGCATCGTCTTTGTCATTGCCCTCGGGGGTGGCATGAGTGTCCCATGGCTCATTGGCATTCTGGCTGACCGGATCGGGCTGCAGACGGCAATGATGATTATCCCCTTTTGCGTTGCCGGCGGATTTATAGTATATCGCGTTGCGATGAGATATCAGAACCGGTCAGAAGTTGTATCAGCCGGAGAAACGGCATGA
- a CDS encoding PGPGW domain-containing protein — MEELAQLQDLLEWLRQHKVVLWSMAGFSVAVIISSMVVIPWMIIRIPDDYFIRHLRPVPLITAGHPVLALLLTLIKNGLGLVLIAAGVIMLILPGQGILTIIAGLLLTNFPGKSQLVHKLVSQKHILNAMNGLRQKAGKSPVELEYKQT, encoded by the coding sequence ATGGAAGAGCTGGCACAATTACAGGACTTGTTGGAATGGCTCAGACAACACAAAGTGGTATTGTGGTCGATGGCAGGATTTTCGGTGGCTGTGATCATATCATCGATGGTGGTGATACCCTGGATGATCATCCGGATTCCTGATGATTATTTCATCCGGCATCTGCGTCCGGTGCCGCTCATAACAGCCGGTCATCCGGTACTTGCCCTGTTACTCACGCTGATAAAAAACGGATTGGGTCTGGTGCTTATCGCGGCAGGGGTGATCATGCTCATTCTGCCCGGACAGGGAATCCTGACTATTATAGCAGGTTTGTTGCTGACCAATTTCCCGGGGAAAAGTCAGCTTGTCCATAAATTGGTGTCGCAAAAGCACATTTTGAATGCAATGAACGGACTGAGACAAAAGGCGGGGAAAAGCCCGGTCGAGCTGGAATATAAACAAACATGA